In Symmachiella dynata, the following are encoded in one genomic region:
- a CDS encoding carbohydrate-binding family 9-like protein, whose amino-acid sequence MSSPRRCFFILFVILLTATSAVPITARLLKAAPRKVKPAPYTIYRTATPITIDGKLDEPGWFAAPSVGEFQFAWYKSGKREQTVAKLLWDDKNLYVSFICQDAHIAGTRTKHDSDVWEDDCVEVFTAPNPDLPMAYFNIEMSVRGAHLDGYHPSKKSTPLETNWNAEGIQIKASVVGTLNDDGDTDSFWILEAAIPFAAFAHVAKQTPPRPDDVWHLNLNRLGGDTNIQYSQWSPGTSAVPQYHRPQDFGRVIFSAATRPVQEVRDTK is encoded by the coding sequence ATGTCATCTCCACGCCGTTGTTTTTTTATTCTCTTTGTCATCTTGTTAACGGCGACGAGTGCGGTCCCGATTACTGCTCGCCTGTTGAAGGCGGCGCCACGCAAGGTTAAGCCGGCGCCGTACACGATCTATCGTACGGCCACACCGATCACAATCGATGGTAAGCTGGATGAGCCGGGTTGGTTTGCGGCGCCGAGCGTGGGGGAGTTTCAATTTGCCTGGTACAAATCGGGAAAGCGGGAACAGACGGTTGCCAAGTTACTGTGGGACGACAAAAACCTGTACGTCTCCTTCATTTGCCAGGACGCTCATATCGCCGGGACCCGGACCAAGCATGATAGCGACGTCTGGGAAGACGATTGCGTTGAGGTCTTCACCGCTCCCAATCCCGACTTGCCGATGGCGTATTTCAATATCGAAATGAGTGTCCGCGGCGCGCACTTAGACGGGTACCACCCCTCAAAAAAATCAACGCCACTTGAGACGAATTGGAACGCCGAGGGTATCCAAATCAAAGCATCGGTCGTCGGCACGCTCAACGACGATGGTGATACGGATTCCTTCTGGATTCTCGAAGCAGCAATCCCCTTTGCCGCATTCGCCCACGTCGCCAAACAGACACCGCCGCGACCGGACGATGTGTGGCATTTGAATCTCAATCGGCTTGGCGGCGACACGAACATTCAATACAGCCAATGGTCACCGGGAACATCCGCCGTACCCCAATACCACCGCCCGCAAGATTTCGGCCGCGTCATATTTTCAGCCGCAACTCGCCCCGTACAGGAGGTACGTGATACGAAATAG
- the larB gene encoding nickel pincer cofactor biosynthesis protein LarB, translating to MEIEKTQLLELLESLSRGDVSPEGLIEQLETARSVGTHDAQVDVDRQQRCGFPEVVFCEGKTAAAIADIFRVLIAQKQDCFGTRLSADKAESLLEWFPEAQHNGVARTIRIPLPDLPEPTGNVVVITAGTGDRPVAEEAVETARWMGCNVRLIVDIGVAGPHRLLQEKQNFVGADAVVVAAGMEGALPSVVGGHVACPVIAVPTSIGYGASFGGLAALLGMVNSCAANVTVVNIDAGFKGGYLAGLIARQSAPRNVTS from the coding sequence GTGGAAATCGAAAAAACACAACTGTTGGAACTGCTCGAATCACTCAGTCGCGGCGACGTCTCCCCCGAGGGTCTGATTGAGCAATTGGAAACGGCGCGGAGCGTCGGCACACACGATGCGCAGGTCGATGTCGATCGTCAACAGCGCTGCGGCTTTCCGGAAGTCGTCTTTTGCGAGGGAAAAACGGCGGCCGCGATTGCCGATATTTTCCGCGTGTTGATCGCGCAAAAACAGGACTGTTTCGGCACGCGACTGTCGGCCGACAAAGCGGAGAGCTTGCTGGAATGGTTTCCCGAAGCCCAGCACAACGGCGTGGCCCGCACGATACGAATCCCCCTACCGGATCTCCCCGAACCGACTGGCAATGTCGTCGTGATCACCGCTGGAACCGGTGACCGCCCGGTGGCCGAGGAGGCAGTCGAAACCGCGCGGTGGATGGGCTGCAACGTACGGTTGATTGTCGACATCGGCGTGGCCGGTCCACACCGCTTGCTGCAAGAGAAACAAAATTTCGTCGGCGCCGATGCGGTCGTCGTCGCCGCCGGGATGGAAGGCGCTTTGCCCTCGGTCGTCGGGGGCCATGTCGCCTGCCCGGTGATCGCCGTTCCCACCAGCATTGGCTACGGCGCCAGTTTCGGCGGCCTGGCGGCACTGTTGGGCATGGTCAATAGCTGCGCCGCCAACGTCACGGTCGTCAACATCGATGCCGGTTTCAAAGGAGGCTACCTCGCCGGCCTAATCGCCCGCCAATCCGCACCGCGAAATGTGACATCTTAG
- a CDS encoding carbohydrate-binding family 9-like protein, whose amino-acid sequence MHRSWFYLLAVSTFLASPLTADEPATKFQPPTYDILRTAEPIQLDGKLDEPAWIAAPAMGDLHFTWYKSGRKEQSVAKLLWDDKYLYVGHICQDAHITARHKQHDGPISQDDCFEVMFAPNSDKPNVYFNVEWNVIGGYIDNHRPNGPKQPRAKKWDATGVKIAGTYVGTLNDDSDTDGYWIVEAAIPFQNFRDYMPHTPPEPGTQWNLNLNRHGGDTNMQYSQWSPADTDVPSFHTPHRFGRVIFSKRRSPFAE is encoded by the coding sequence ATGCACCGATCCTGGTTTTACCTCCTGGCCGTTTCTACGTTTCTAGCATCGCCATTAACGGCTGATGAACCGGCAACAAAATTCCAACCGCCGACTTACGACATCCTCCGCACCGCCGAGCCGATCCAACTCGACGGCAAGCTCGACGAACCAGCCTGGATTGCCGCTCCGGCGATGGGCGATTTGCACTTCACTTGGTACAAGTCGGGCCGCAAAGAACAGTCGGTCGCCAAGCTGCTGTGGGACGACAAATATCTGTACGTCGGCCACATCTGCCAGGACGCCCACATCACCGCCCGGCACAAACAGCACGACGGGCCGATTTCACAGGACGATTGCTTCGAGGTGATGTTCGCCCCCAACTCGGACAAGCCCAACGTCTATTTCAATGTCGAGTGGAACGTCATCGGCGGCTACATCGACAACCATCGCCCGAACGGCCCCAAGCAACCGCGTGCAAAAAAATGGGACGCCACCGGTGTGAAAATCGCCGGCACTTACGTCGGCACGCTTAACGATGACAGCGACACCGACGGCTATTGGATCGTAGAAGCCGCCATTCCGTTCCAGAATTTCCGCGACTACATGCCCCACACCCCGCCCGAGCCCGGGACCCAATGGAACCTCAATCTCAACCGCCACGGCGGCGACACAAACATGCAGTACAGCCAATGGTCCCCAGCCGACACCGACGTCCCCAGCTTCCACACCCCCCACCGCTTCGGCCGAGTGATCTTTTCGAAGCGGCGGAGTCCGTTTGCGGAGTAG
- the kdsB gene encoding 3-deoxy-manno-octulosonate cytidylyltransferase, giving the protein MRAIGIIPARLASSRLPQKLLLAETGKPLLQYTWEAACRATQLSEIIVATDSEEIAEVVRAFGGTCEITRDDHPSGTDRIAEVVRRRSSDAEIIVNIQGDEPDIDPASLNQLVELLAENPASEMATLCTPITTREQWSDNSCTKVVCAANGAAMYFSRCPIPFYRDGEPDELLAGDTPWRLHLGLYAYRRDFLLRLTELPPSRLEKLERLEQLRALESGATIQVGEVAHPAAGIDTPDDYARFVQRHERAA; this is encoded by the coding sequence ATGCGCGCAATTGGAATCATCCCAGCCCGGTTGGCGTCGTCCCGCTTGCCGCAGAAATTGTTATTGGCGGAAACCGGCAAGCCATTGCTGCAATACACCTGGGAAGCGGCCTGCCGAGCGACGCAGCTGTCGGAAATTATCGTTGCCACCGATAGCGAAGAGATCGCCGAGGTTGTCCGAGCATTCGGCGGGACATGTGAAATCACCCGCGACGATCATCCCAGCGGCACCGACCGTATTGCCGAAGTGGTCCGCCGCCGTTCCAGCGATGCGGAGATTATTGTCAATATTCAAGGTGACGAACCGGATATCGACCCGGCGAGCCTGAATCAACTGGTCGAGTTATTGGCTGAAAACCCCGCCTCGGAGATGGCGACCCTGTGTACGCCGATCACGACGCGAGAACAGTGGTCCGACAATTCTTGCACCAAGGTGGTCTGCGCAGCCAACGGCGCCGCCATGTATTTCAGCCGCTGCCCGATTCCGTTCTATCGTGATGGCGAACCAGACGAGTTGTTGGCGGGCGACACCCCTTGGCGGCTGCATCTGGGGCTGTATGCCTATCGCCGTGATTTCTTGCTGCGGTTGACGGAATTACCGCCGTCCCGTTTGGAAAAACTCGAACGGCTGGAACAATTGCGAGCCTTGGAGTCGGGTGCGACCATCCAAGTTGGCGAAGTGGCCCACCCGGCGGCTGGGATCGATACTCCGGATGACTACGCCCGGTTTGTCCAGCGACACGAACGCGCGGCCTAG
- a CDS encoding CTP synthase: protein MTTKHIFVTGGVVSSLGKGLTSASIGLLLEQRGLKVRMQKLDPYINVDPGTMSPFQHGEVYVLDDGSETDLDLGHYERFTNSPLSRKSNYTTGQIYSSVIEKERRGDYLGNTVQVVPHITDAIKEAVINLGGPDVDVVITELGGTVGDIEGLPFLEAIRQIPLDVGKNNCLFIHLTLVPYLKAAQEAKTKPTQHSVGQLRQIGIQPDILIVRTERELGRDNCEKIALFCNVEKQAVIEERDKDFSIYEVPLGLVESKLDQLIVDKLALPAQPIDISEWRNLIHRLRNPQHEVTIAVVGKYIEHRDAYKSIYESLEHAGIANSTRVLVKRVDAEALEAEGPEILLQGVDGILCPGGFGERGIEGKVEAIRFARECEIPYFGICLGMQCAVIEFARNVLDLTNAHSSEFADEAEHPVICLLDEQRSVTTKGATMRLGTQPCRLAEDSRSAACYATTEISERHRHRYEFNPDYRQQFVDAGMTPSGTSPDGKLVEIVEIPAHPWFVAVQFHPEFKSKPTAAHPLFSGFVEAAIKYHHQRQHQAQF, encoded by the coding sequence ATGACGACCAAGCATATTTTCGTAACCGGCGGTGTGGTGAGTTCTTTGGGAAAGGGACTGACCTCCGCCTCCATTGGTTTGCTGTTGGAACAACGCGGACTCAAAGTGCGGATGCAGAAGCTGGACCCGTATATTAACGTGGACCCCGGCACAATGAGCCCGTTTCAACATGGCGAGGTGTATGTGCTGGACGACGGATCGGAAACCGATCTCGATCTGGGGCACTACGAACGCTTCACCAACAGCCCGTTGTCACGAAAATCGAACTACACCACCGGGCAAATCTATTCCAGCGTGATCGAAAAAGAGCGGCGTGGCGACTATCTGGGGAACACCGTCCAGGTCGTGCCGCACATCACCGACGCGATCAAGGAGGCGGTGATCAATCTCGGCGGCCCGGATGTCGATGTGGTGATTACGGAATTGGGAGGCACGGTGGGCGACATCGAAGGCCTGCCGTTTCTGGAGGCGATTCGACAAATCCCGTTGGATGTCGGCAAGAACAATTGCTTGTTCATACACCTGACCTTGGTTCCGTACTTAAAGGCTGCACAGGAAGCCAAGACCAAGCCAACGCAACACAGCGTGGGGCAGTTGCGGCAAATCGGTATTCAGCCCGATATTTTAATCGTGCGGACCGAGCGTGAGTTGGGACGCGACAACTGCGAGAAGATCGCGCTGTTTTGCAACGTGGAAAAACAGGCCGTGATTGAGGAGCGGGACAAGGACTTTTCGATCTATGAGGTCCCGTTGGGTCTGGTGGAAAGCAAACTCGATCAATTGATCGTCGACAAACTCGCGTTACCCGCCCAGCCGATCGATATCAGCGAATGGCGGAACTTGATTCATCGTCTGCGGAACCCGCAACACGAAGTGACCATCGCCGTAGTCGGCAAATATATTGAACATCGCGACGCCTACAAATCGATTTACGAATCGTTGGAACACGCGGGCATCGCGAATTCGACGCGGGTGTTGGTCAAACGCGTCGATGCCGAAGCCCTGGAGGCGGAAGGCCCCGAGATTTTGCTGCAAGGGGTCGACGGTATCCTTTGTCCGGGTGGATTTGGCGAACGGGGCATTGAGGGGAAGGTCGAAGCGATTCGTTTTGCCCGCGAATGCGAAATCCCCTACTTCGGCATCTGCTTGGGGATGCAGTGTGCGGTCATTGAATTTGCTCGCAATGTTCTGGATTTGACCAACGCGCACAGTTCCGAATTCGCCGATGAGGCTGAGCATCCCGTAATCTGCCTGCTTGATGAACAACGATCGGTAACGACCAAGGGGGCGACGATGCGGCTCGGGACACAGCCGTGCCGACTGGCCGAGGATTCACGGTCTGCAGCCTGTTATGCGACGACCGAGATTTCAGAACGCCATCGTCACCGCTACGAATTCAATCCCGATTACCGGCAGCAATTCGTCGATGCGGGGATGACGCCCTCCGGAACCAGCCCCGACGGCAAGTTGGTGGAGATCGTCGAAATCCCGGCGCATCCCTGGTTTGTGGCCGTGCAGTTTCATCCAGAGTTCAAATCGAAACCGACGGCGGCGCATCCGTTGTTTTCCGGTTTCGTCGAAGCGGCGATCAAGTACCATCACCAACGGCAACACCAGGCGCAGTTCTAG
- the groL gene encoding chaperonin GroEL (60 kDa chaperone family; promotes refolding of misfolded polypeptides especially under stressful conditions; forms two stacked rings of heptamers to form a barrel-shaped 14mer; ends can be capped by GroES; misfolded proteins enter the barrel where they are refolded when GroES binds) — translation MAKLMNFDEDARASLLAGVGKLARAVGSTLGPRGRNAVLDKGWGSPKITKDGVTVAEDIDLEDPYENMGVQLVKEAASKTSDIAGDGTTTATVLSEAIFKEGLKFIAAGGDPMSLSRGINKAVEAVVGDIKKMSKPVAGNDKKQIERVATIAGNNTPEIGAILANALMKVGADGVITVEEGRHVSTEVELVEGMQFERGYLSPHFVTDQDQQECVLENCKILIFEEKISNAKDLVPLLEAVSKANAPLLIIAEDIEGEALATLVVNKLRGILNIAAVKAPGYGDRRKAQLEDIAILTGGKAVFKDLGLKLENVQLSDLGTAKKVRITAENTVIVSGGGTKAAIAGRADQIRHEIGETDSEYDREKLQERLAKLAGGVAQINVGAATETAMKERKDLIDDALAATRAAIEEGVVPGGGVALVRCAKAIDALKLVGDEAHGASIVKNVLDIPIRRIAANAGSEGAVVANNVRKLKNKSEGYDALNDRYGDMFGFGIVDPAKVTRIALQNAASVACLLLTTEAIIVEEPAEEGDDHQHDHDHGMGGGMGGMGGMPGMGGGMPGMGGMPGMGGMPGMM, via the coding sequence GTGGCGAAGTTGATGAATTTCGATGAGGACGCCCGCGCAAGTCTGTTGGCGGGAGTCGGTAAGTTGGCAAGAGCAGTCGGCAGCACCCTCGGCCCCCGTGGACGCAATGCCGTCCTCGATAAAGGCTGGGGCAGTCCCAAGATCACCAAGGACGGCGTGACTGTTGCCGAAGATATTGATCTGGAGGATCCCTACGAAAACATGGGCGTGCAGTTGGTCAAGGAAGCTGCTTCCAAGACCAGCGACATCGCCGGCGACGGAACCACGACCGCCACGGTCTTGTCCGAAGCCATCTTCAAGGAAGGCCTCAAGTTTATCGCTGCCGGCGGCGACCCGATGTCGCTGAGCCGCGGAATCAACAAGGCTGTCGAAGCGGTGGTGGGCGACATCAAAAAGATGTCCAAGCCCGTCGCCGGAAACGACAAAAAACAAATCGAACGCGTGGCGACAATCGCGGGGAACAACACCCCGGAGATTGGTGCGATTCTGGCCAATGCCCTGATGAAGGTGGGCGCCGATGGCGTAATCACCGTCGAGGAAGGCCGTCACGTCTCCACCGAAGTGGAACTGGTCGAAGGGATGCAATTCGAGCGGGGTTATCTCTCGCCGCACTTCGTCACCGACCAGGACCAGCAAGAATGCGTGCTGGAAAACTGCAAGATCTTGATCTTCGAAGAAAAGATCAGCAACGCCAAAGATCTGGTGCCGCTCTTGGAAGCTGTTTCCAAGGCGAACGCGCCGCTGTTGATCATTGCTGAGGACATCGAAGGCGAAGCCCTGGCAACGCTGGTCGTCAACAAGCTCCGCGGCATCTTGAACATCGCAGCCGTCAAAGCTCCTGGTTATGGCGACCGCCGCAAGGCACAGTTGGAAGACATCGCCATCCTCACCGGTGGCAAAGCGGTCTTCAAAGATCTGGGCCTCAAACTGGAAAACGTGCAGTTGAGCGACTTGGGAACAGCCAAGAAAGTTCGTATCACTGCTGAAAATACCGTTATCGTGAGCGGTGGTGGCACCAAGGCCGCCATTGCTGGGCGTGCCGATCAAATTCGTCACGAAATCGGCGAGACCGATAGCGAATACGATCGCGAAAAACTGCAGGAGCGGTTGGCCAAGTTGGCTGGCGGCGTCGCGCAGATCAACGTCGGAGCCGCGACCGAGACGGCTATGAAGGAACGCAAAGACCTGATCGACGATGCCCTGGCGGCAACGCGTGCGGCGATCGAAGAAGGGGTTGTTCCTGGTGGCGGCGTGGCGTTGGTTCGCTGTGCCAAAGCCATCGACGCTCTCAAGCTCGTCGGTGACGAAGCCCACGGAGCCTCGATCGTCAAGAACGTGTTGGACATCCCGATTCGACGCATCGCCGCAAACGCCGGTTCTGAGGGTGCGGTGGTTGCCAACAACGTTCGCAAGCTGAAAAACAAGTCCGAGGGCTACGATGCTCTCAATGACCGCTACGGCGACATGTTCGGCTTTGGTATTGTCGACCCAGCCAAGGTGACACGAATTGCCTTGCAAAACGCCGCCAGCGTGGCGTGCTTGTTGTTGACGACCGAAGCAATCATTGTTGAGGAACCGGCCGAAGAAGGTGACGACCACCAGCACGACCATGACCATGGAATGGGCGGTGGAATGGGCGGCATGGGTGGCATGCCTGGCATGGGCGGTGGCATGCCCGGAATGGGTGGCATGCCCGGCATGGGTGGTATGCCCGGAATGATGTAA
- a CDS encoding CehA/McbA family metallohydrolase gives MNRFWVLLCAVVLWCADAILLPGAEVVINVVDTATDAAVPCRMHLRDSAGEAVLSETLPSYRDHFVCPGTATLDLPAGEYTYEVERGPEYVAATGMFTVVDGAKKDVAITIARITDMAAAGWWSGELHVHRDVQDIELLMQAEDLHIAPVITWWNNRNVWKDQAIPEQLLVRFDGNRFYHLMAGEDEREGGALLYFNLTRPLEIIGATREFPSPMAFLQTARQHKQVWVDIEKPFWWDVPIWLASGQVDSIGLANNHMCRSRMYEDEAWGKPRDEQRLPAPRGNGMWTQELYYKILNSGLRIPPSAGSASGVLPNPVGYNRVYVQLDGELAYDAWWAGLRDGRSFVTNGPLLKVTANGKLPGHIFKAKANGPFDVNLVADITGRDEIDVIEVIQNGEVVQSLTPNAQSFSGELPAITFDRSGWFLVRVRCKNPRTFRFASTAAYYVEIGDEPQRVSKSAAQFFVDWVEERTARVKLTDPQMRRAVLKHHKTAREFWQDRVKAANAD, from the coding sequence ATGAACCGGTTTTGGGTTTTGCTCTGCGCTGTTGTGTTGTGGTGCGCCGACGCGATATTACTGCCGGGTGCGGAGGTGGTGATCAACGTTGTGGATACTGCAACTGATGCAGCGGTGCCTTGTCGTATGCATCTCCGGGATTCGGCGGGTGAAGCGGTGTTGAGCGAGACGCTACCTAGTTATCGTGATCACTTTGTTTGCCCCGGGACGGCGACGTTGGACTTGCCGGCGGGGGAATACACCTACGAAGTGGAACGTGGACCGGAGTACGTTGCAGCCACCGGGATGTTCACGGTCGTCGACGGTGCGAAGAAGGACGTCGCCATCACCATTGCCCGCATCACTGATATGGCGGCAGCGGGGTGGTGGTCGGGGGAATTGCATGTCCATCGGGACGTGCAGGATATCGAACTGCTGATGCAGGCTGAGGACCTGCATATTGCTCCGGTGATTACCTGGTGGAACAATCGCAATGTTTGGAAGGATCAAGCGATTCCCGAACAACTGCTCGTCCGTTTCGACGGTAATCGGTTCTATCACCTGATGGCTGGTGAAGATGAACGTGAAGGGGGGGCGTTGCTGTATTTCAATCTCACGCGACCATTGGAAATCATCGGTGCGACGCGCGAGTTTCCTTCGCCGATGGCGTTTCTCCAAACCGCGCGCCAGCACAAGCAGGTGTGGGTCGATATCGAAAAGCCCTTTTGGTGGGACGTGCCGATTTGGCTGGCCAGCGGGCAAGTCGACTCGATCGGACTGGCCAACAATCATATGTGCCGCAGCCGCATGTATGAAGATGAAGCTTGGGGCAAACCACGTGATGAGCAACGGCTTCCCGCCCCACGTGGCAATGGAATGTGGACGCAGGAGTTGTACTACAAAATTCTCAACAGCGGCCTGCGGATTCCTCCATCGGCCGGCAGTGCGTCGGGCGTGTTGCCCAATCCGGTGGGATACAACCGGGTCTATGTGCAACTGGACGGCGAGTTGGCCTATGACGCTTGGTGGGCAGGTCTCCGCGACGGACGGTCATTTGTCACCAACGGTCCGCTTCTCAAAGTCACCGCCAACGGTAAGTTGCCCGGACATATCTTCAAGGCGAAAGCCAACGGGCCGTTTGATGTCAACCTCGTTGCTGACATCACTGGTCGGGATGAAATCGATGTGATTGAAGTCATTCAAAACGGCGAAGTGGTTCAGTCCCTCACACCGAATGCACAAAGTTTTTCCGGAGAACTACCGGCCATCACCTTCGATCGTAGCGGATGGTTTTTGGTTCGGGTTCGTTGCAAAAACCCGCGCACGTTTCGCTTTGCCTCAACGGCGGCGTATTATGTGGAGATCGGTGATGAGCCACAGCGGGTCAGTAAATCGGCGGCGCAGTTCTTCGTCGATTGGGTCGAAGAACGGACGGCTCGCGTGAAGTTGACCGATCCCCAGATGCGGCGCGCGGTGTTGAAACATCACAAAACAGCGCGCGAATTCTGGCAAGATCGCGTCAAGGCTGCCAATGCGGATTAA
- the clpB gene encoding ATP-dependent chaperone ClpB yields MAFQIEKLTVKAQEAVQRAQSLAMEHGHQQIAPIHFLKALLDEQQGIVRPLIEKIGANLQQLSTIIDGEIDRIPKVTGAEGNVGLSRPAMQVLEKAQSLADTMKDAYVSTEHLLLALADVDDQAKRLLDMHGIDNDTILAALKTVRGGQQVTDQDPEGKYQALEQYGHDLVEIARRGKIDPVIGRDTEIRRVIQVLSRRRKNNPVLIGEAGVGKTAIVEGLAHRIVTGDVPVGLKDKRVVSLDMGALVAGAKYRGEFEDRLKAVLKEVTEAEGNVILFIDEMHTVVGAGAAEGAMDASNLLKPALARGELHCIGATTLDEYRKHVEKDPALERRFQPVMVQEPNVEDTISILRGLKERYESHHGVRITDPALIAAATLSDRYIADRFLPDKAIDLVDEAASRLRMEIDSMPAEVDEATRQLTRMQIEATALAQESGADSKQRLEDLQRQIADREEQVNQLKMRWEAEKKTLSSIQPLKEDIDRLRTEYEQAFNRARQTNNNEDYITAQQAEQHLKEAEARLSELEDQFQEIQDSGEERLLREDVNEEDIARVVSTWTGIPVNRMMEGEREKLLHMEEGIHQRMINQQEAVEAVSNAVRRSRSGLQDQNRPIGSFIFLGPTGVGKTELCKALAEFLFDDERAMIRIDMSEFMERHSVARLIGAPPGYVGYEEGGRLTEAVRRRPYCVLLLDEIEKAHRDVFNVLLQLLDDGRLTDSQGRTVDFSNTIVVMTSNIGSQTIMDLAGEENEKEIYNRVMEALRREFLPEFLNRIDETIVFHPLGREEIRQIVDLQLRNLTKQLETAGYEFTVSDAAKDQLANEGYDPVYGARPLKRVIQQRLQNTLANEILSGKFPEGTTIHIDAQDGEFVFTTS; encoded by the coding sequence ATGGCATTTCAAATTGAAAAACTGACCGTCAAAGCACAAGAAGCGGTGCAGCGTGCACAGTCGTTGGCGATGGAACATGGCCATCAACAGATCGCACCGATTCATTTTCTCAAAGCACTTTTGGACGAGCAACAAGGCATCGTGCGGCCGTTGATCGAAAAGATTGGCGCCAACCTGCAACAGCTCTCCACGATCATCGATGGCGAGATTGACCGCATTCCCAAAGTCACCGGGGCTGAGGGCAACGTGGGGCTGAGCCGTCCGGCGATGCAAGTCTTGGAAAAGGCGCAATCCCTGGCTGACACGATGAAGGATGCGTATGTCTCGACCGAGCATCTGTTGCTGGCGCTGGCCGATGTCGATGATCAGGCGAAGCGTTTGCTGGATATGCACGGCATTGATAACGATACCATTCTCGCCGCTTTGAAAACCGTTCGTGGAGGACAACAAGTGACCGACCAAGACCCGGAAGGCAAATACCAAGCTCTCGAACAATACGGGCACGATCTGGTCGAAATCGCTCGTCGCGGCAAAATCGATCCGGTGATTGGTCGCGATACCGAAATCCGTCGCGTGATCCAGGTCCTCTCGCGACGGCGCAAAAACAATCCGGTGCTGATTGGCGAAGCGGGCGTTGGCAAGACGGCCATCGTCGAAGGGTTAGCGCATCGTATCGTCACCGGTGACGTGCCGGTTGGTCTGAAAGACAAACGCGTGGTCTCGTTGGACATGGGCGCGCTGGTCGCCGGAGCGAAATATCGCGGCGAATTCGAAGATCGACTCAAAGCGGTCCTCAAAGAAGTCACCGAAGCGGAAGGCAACGTGATCCTGTTCATTGATGAAATGCACACGGTCGTCGGCGCCGGGGCAGCAGAGGGGGCGATGGATGCTTCGAACCTGCTCAAACCGGCACTGGCCCGCGGTGAGTTGCACTGTATCGGGGCGACCACGCTGGATGAGTATCGCAAGCATGTCGAAAAGGATCCCGCCTTGGAGCGGCGATTCCAGCCAGTGATGGTCCAAGAACCCAACGTCGAGGATACAATTTCGATTCTGCGGGGCTTGAAGGAACGGTATGAATCACATCACGGCGTGCGGATCACCGATCCGGCTTTGATCGCCGCGGCGACGCTGTCGGACCGCTACATCGCCGATCGGTTTTTGCCGGACAAAGCGATCGACTTGGTGGATGAAGCAGCCAGCCGGTTGCGGATGGAAATCGATTCGATGCCCGCTGAGGTCGACGAAGCGACGCGGCAATTGACACGGATGCAAATCGAAGCCACCGCACTGGCGCAAGAGAGTGGCGCGGATAGCAAACAACGACTTGAGGACCTGCAGCGGCAGATTGCCGACCGGGAGGAACAGGTCAATCAGCTCAAAATGCGCTGGGAGGCGGAGAAGAAAACGCTATCGAGCATTCAACCGCTCAAAGAAGACATCGACCGCTTGCGGACGGAGTACGAACAGGCGTTCAATCGCGCCCGTCAAACCAACAACAACGAAGATTACATCACCGCCCAACAAGCGGAACAACATCTCAAAGAAGCGGAAGCTCGACTGTCGGAGTTGGAGGATCAGTTCCAGGAAATCCAGGACTCCGGCGAAGAACGGTTGCTGCGCGAGGATGTCAACGAGGAAGATATCGCCCGCGTGGTCAGCACCTGGACAGGAATTCCGGTTAACCGCATGATGGAGGGGGAACGCGAAAAACTGTTGCACATGGAAGAGGGCATCCACCAACGGATGATCAACCAACAGGAAGCGGTCGAAGCCGTTTCGAATGCAGTGCGCCGCTCGCGGTCCGGACTGCAGGATCAAAACCGACCGATTGGGTCGTTCATCTTTCTGGGCCCCACCGGCGTCGGCAAAACCGAACTGTGCAAAGCGCTGGCCGAGTTCTTGTTTGATGACGAACGAGCGATGATTCGCATCGATATGAGCGAATTCATGGAACGCCACAGCGTCGCCCGGTTGATCGGCGCGCCTCCCGGCTATGTCGGCTATGAAGAGGGAGGACGACTCACCGAAGCAGTCCGCCGCCGGCCCTATTGCGTGCTCTTGCTCGACGAAATCGAAAAGGCGCATCGCGACGTGTTTAATGTGTTGTTGCAACTGTTGGACGACGGCCGTCTGACCGACAGCCAAGGCCGCACCGTGGATTTCAGCAACACCATTGTGGTGATGACCTCCAACATCGGCAGCCAAACGATCATGGATTTGGCCGGCGAGGAAAACGAGAAGGAGATCTACAACCGCGTGATGGAAGCGTTGCGGCGGGAGTTCCTGCCGGAATTCCTCAACCGCATCGACGAGACAATCGTGTTCCACCCATTGGGCAGAGAGGAAATCCGCCAAATTGTCGATTTGCAATTGCGAAACCTGACGAAGCAACTGGAGACGGCCGGTTACGAATTCACCGTCTCCGATGCTGCCAAGGATCAACTGGCGAACGAAGGCTATGATCCGGTTTATGGTGCACGGCCCCTGAAGCGAGTGATTCAACAGCGACTGCAAAACACACTGGCGAACGAAATCCTGTCCGGCAAATTTCCCGAGGGGACGACGATTCACATCGACGCGCAGGATGGGGAGTTTGTGTTTACGACGTCGTAG